In one window of Gammaproteobacteria bacterium DNA:
- a CDS encoding IS1595 family transposase — translation MCNLTAPHFQDADKAREYIEAKLWPNGPVCPHCGVISDHYKLGGAATRPGLYKCKDCRKKFSVTVGALFERSKIPLNKWLLATYLLASSKKGISSHQLHRTIGVTYKTAWFMTHRIREAMREPSHDSKLGSGGGTVEADETYWGNKGKQRKGARG, via the coding sequence ATGTGTAATCTTACAGCACCGCACTTCCAAGACGCAGATAAGGCCCGCGAATACATTGAAGCCAAGCTATGGCCCAATGGCCCCGTCTGCCCGCACTGCGGCGTTATTAGCGACCATTACAAGCTCGGCGGCGCAGCCACTCGGCCAGGTCTGTACAAGTGCAAAGATTGCCGTAAAAAGTTTTCCGTGACAGTCGGAGCATTATTTGAGCGCAGCAAGATTCCGCTCAATAAATGGTTATTGGCTACGTACCTGTTAGCTTCAAGCAAGAAGGGGATTAGTAGCCATCAACTACACCGTACCATCGGCGTTACCTATAAGACTGCGTGGTTCATGACGCACCGTATCCGTGAGGCTATGCGTGAACCTTCGCACGATAGCAAGCTAGGTTCAGGCGGCGGCACTGTCGAAGCCGACGAAACCTATTGGGGCAACAAAGGCAAGCAACGCAAAGGTGCTCGCGGCT